From the genome of Candidatus Electrothrix communis, one region includes:
- a CDS encoding Uma2 family endonuclease has product MEWASVINNPLLRDLPFKIELNKWGKILMSPASNNHGRLQYEVGRRIDRHKGSGKVIMECSVQTGDGVKVADVAWASDAFIEEFGYSTPYIKAPEICVEITSPSNTKGEIEEKVQLYLAKGAHEVWVVNQDGDTTYYAHEGTLSDSREI; this is encoded by the coding sequence ATGGAATGGGCAAGCGTTATCAATAATCCCCTGCTGAGGGATCTACCGTTCAAAATTGAGCTGAACAAATGGGGGAAAATCCTCATGAGTCCGGCAAGCAATAATCACGGTCGCCTTCAGTACGAGGTGGGCAGACGGATCGACCGACATAAAGGCAGCGGTAAAGTCATTATGGAATGCTCCGTCCAGACCGGTGACGGTGTCAAGGTTGCCGATGTCGCTTGGGCTTCAGATGCGTTTATTGAGGAATTCGGTTACAGCACCCCGTACATTAAAGCTCCTGAAATTTGTGTTGAAATAACCTCTCCTTCCAATACAAAGGGCGAGATAGAAGAAAAGGTGCAACTCTATCTCGCAAAGGGAGCCCATGAAGTATGGGTGGTCAACCAAGACGGCGACACGACCTATTATGCGCATGAAGGAACACTCTCTGACAGCCGAGAAATTTAA
- a CDS encoding alkaline phosphatase: MGKKNIFLLVFLISSLTLAGCSSLHPRGQKAEPENSSKVKNVIMVIGDGMGPQQLGLLLAYARQAPHSVIKNRTTAFDRMMREGAVMGLSVTHAANVLITDSAASGTQLASGTAAGSEMIGGGKEGNPTVTILERAEKMGKSNGLISDTMITHATPAAFAAHQPHRSLENAIAVDMLHSGADVMLSGGLSNWIPQDANNPDSQIYKELVKLSEGAVEIVSKRKDNRNLLNEIQKKNYALAFTKTQLEKANGNVLGLFAPSALDNGIKAARTQNAAQRTMPTLKEMTAKGIELLEKNEKGFFLMIEAGQIDWASHGNDTGTLLHELLKLNETLEYVLDWAAGRDDTLVIVTADHETGGFGFSYSANDLPEPVELPGTLFKERKFQPGSNFGNPAVLDRLYKQKLSYGEIFGQFDKLSQEKQTPAKLAQLVRRNTAFQITKDQAARILETEENPYYVKGHKKLGLKIVPKIDVNDAFFVLNKNKARQNLLAIEVATQQQVVWATGTHTATPVLVFAKGPGKETFSRIMHHTELSQYAINAIMQ; this comes from the coding sequence ATGGGAAAAAAGAATATCTTCCTGCTTGTTTTCCTCATCAGCAGTCTGACCCTTGCCGGATGCAGCTCACTGCATCCCCGAGGCCAGAAAGCCGAACCTGAAAACAGCAGCAAAGTAAAAAATGTCATCATGGTAATCGGTGATGGCATGGGGCCTCAGCAATTGGGACTTTTGCTGGCCTATGCGAGGCAGGCACCGCATTCAGTCATTAAAAACCGAACCACGGCCTTCGACAGGATGATGCGGGAAGGAGCGGTTATGGGCCTTTCCGTGACCCATGCGGCCAATGTGCTGATAACGGATTCCGCCGCATCCGGAACTCAGTTAGCTTCCGGCACGGCTGCGGGTTCAGAGATGATCGGAGGCGGCAAGGAGGGCAACCCCACTGTCACCATTCTGGAACGGGCTGAAAAAATGGGTAAATCTAACGGGCTAATTTCAGATACCATGATAACCCATGCAACACCGGCCGCCTTTGCCGCCCATCAGCCGCATCGCAGTCTGGAAAACGCCATTGCGGTGGACATGTTGCATTCAGGAGCAGATGTCATGCTTTCTGGGGGCCTCAGTAATTGGATACCGCAGGATGCAAATAACCCGGATTCACAAATCTATAAAGAATTGGTGAAGCTGTCGGAAGGTGCTGTTGAAATTGTTTCAAAACGAAAAGACAACCGCAATCTATTGAATGAGATCCAGAAAAAAAACTATGCCTTGGCATTCACCAAAACGCAGCTTGAAAAAGCTAACGGTAACGTTCTTGGATTATTTGCACCTTCAGCTTTAGATAACGGCATCAAGGCCGCCCGAACGCAAAATGCCGCTCAAAGAACTATGCCCACCTTAAAAGAAATGACAGCTAAAGGCATTGAGCTGCTGGAAAAAAATGAAAAAGGTTTTTTCCTGATGATTGAGGCGGGACAAATTGATTGGGCAAGTCATGGCAACGATACAGGGACTCTGCTCCATGAGCTCTTAAAGCTCAATGAAACCTTAGAGTATGTCCTGGACTGGGCCGCAGGTCGTGACGATACCTTAGTCATTGTAACTGCGGATCACGAAACCGGAGGATTCGGCTTCAGTTATTCGGCCAATGATCTTCCTGAACCGGTTGAGTTACCCGGAACGCTGTTCAAAGAAAGAAAATTCCAGCCCGGATCAAATTTTGGCAATCCAGCAGTTTTGGACAGACTGTACAAACAGAAGTTGAGTTATGGAGAGATTTTTGGTCAATTTGACAAATTATCTCAAGAGAAACAGACTCCTGCAAAGTTGGCGCAATTAGTCCGCAGAAATACGGCATTCCAGATCACCAAAGACCAAGCTGCGCGGATTCTAGAAACAGAGGAAAATCCGTATTACGTGAAAGGACATAAGAAGCTGGGGTTAAAAATTGTCCCTAAAATCGACGTTAATGACGCATTTTTTGTTCTCAATAAAAACAAAGCCCGACAAAATCTTTTAGCAATAGAGGTGGCAACACAGCAGCAAGTTGTCTGGGCCACAGGAACCCATACCGCCACACCTGTCCTAGTCTTCGCGAAAGGACCGGGCAAGGAAACTTTCAGCAGGATCATGCATCACACGGAACTCAGTCAATATGCAATTAATGCAATAATGCAATAA
- a CDS encoding NADH-quinone oxidoreductase subunit M, which translates to MNGPFLLTMIWVVPFITALACLPVRTDDHRSIKAIALVGNLINLLLVIVLTFKFIDVSTANPVADGAASSLFHFTYKIGWFKMMNIEYNIGVDAISVLMMLLTAIVIFCGVLASWNVNKQAKEFFILLNVLVAGVYGVFVSIDLFTFFLFYEIAVLPMYLLIGLWGTGKKEYASMKLTLMLVAGSAFILAGILALYFESGLNSFDLQVLSQHHFPDAFQYWVFPLIFLGFGVLGAIFPFHTWSPDGHASAPTAVSMLHAGVLMKLGGYGCLRVAMYLLPEGAQMWMGFFLILVTINVLYGAFGAIRQTDLKYITAYSSVSHCGLVLFGFTALTFTGIKGGVLQMISHGLMTALFFCLIGMIYGRTHTRTVSEMGGLMKVMPFLSVAYVIVGLAGLGLPGLSGFVAEANVFVGAFANPNTINRVCTVLAVLSIVVTAVYVLRAVNGLVNGPIKEQFATLTDASLLEKVPVTILLFCLFAMGILPGWIIELVNNAVHPIYNNLMR; encoded by the coding sequence ATGAACGGACCATTTCTGCTGACTATGATCTGGGTCGTCCCTTTTATCACCGCCTTGGCCTGCCTGCCGGTCCGGACTGATGACCATCGGAGCATTAAAGCCATTGCTTTGGTCGGGAACCTGATCAATCTGCTGTTGGTCATTGTCCTGACCTTTAAATTTATTGATGTGTCAACGGCCAATCCTGTTGCGGACGGGGCAGCATCCAGCCTGTTCCATTTCACCTACAAGATCGGCTGGTTCAAGATGATGAATATTGAGTACAACATCGGGGTTGATGCTATCTCAGTCCTCATGATGCTGCTCACAGCTATTGTTATCTTTTGCGGAGTGCTGGCCAGCTGGAATGTCAACAAGCAGGCCAAGGAGTTTTTCATCCTCCTGAATGTCCTGGTGGCTGGCGTCTACGGGGTGTTTGTCTCTATTGATCTGTTTACCTTCTTTCTCTTCTACGAGATTGCGGTCCTGCCCATGTATCTGCTCATCGGCCTCTGGGGGACAGGCAAAAAAGAGTACGCATCCATGAAGCTGACCCTGATGCTGGTAGCCGGGTCTGCCTTTATTCTGGCAGGAATTCTGGCCCTGTACTTCGAGTCAGGCCTGAACAGCTTTGACCTGCAAGTACTTTCCCAGCACCATTTCCCCGATGCCTTTCAGTACTGGGTTTTCCCATTGATTTTCCTCGGCTTCGGAGTATTGGGTGCGATATTCCCCTTTCACACCTGGTCACCGGACGGCCATGCTTCGGCACCGACCGCAGTCTCCATGCTCCATGCCGGAGTTTTGATGAAACTGGGCGGTTACGGCTGCCTGCGGGTGGCAATGTACCTCCTGCCAGAGGGAGCGCAGATGTGGATGGGATTTTTCCTGATCCTGGTCACCATCAACGTACTCTACGGTGCTTTCGGAGCCATCCGCCAGACCGACTTGAAATATATTACAGCCTACTCATCAGTCTCCCATTGCGGACTGGTCCTGTTCGGCTTCACCGCACTGACCTTTACCGGCATCAAGGGCGGCGTGCTCCAGATGATCTCCCACGGGCTGATGACCGCCCTATTCTTCTGCCTCATCGGTATGATCTACGGCAGAACCCATACCAGAACGGTCAGTGAGATGGGTGGCCTGATGAAGGTGATGCCCTTTCTTTCTGTGGCCTATGTGATTGTCGGGCTGGCCGGACTTGGCTTACCAGGACTCTCGGGTTTTGTGGCCGAGGCCAATGTCTTTGTCGGGGCCTTTGCCAATCCGAACACCATCAACCGAGTCTGCACAGTGCTGGCTGTTCTTTCTATCGTGGTGACGGCGGTCTATGTTCTACGGGCGGTCAACGGACTGGTGAACGGCCCCATCAAGGAACAATTTGCCACCCTGACCGATGCATCCCTGCTGGAAAAAGTGCCGGTTACCATCCTTCTGTTCTGTCTTTTTGCTATGGGAATTCTGCCCGGCTGGATTATTGAGCTGGTCAACAACGCGGTTCATCCCATTTACAATAACCTGATGCGATAA
- a CDS encoding NADH-quinone oxidoreductase subunit N: MTLLLPDILLVVLAALVMGYDLYKGKSDLVSTVPFTLSWAGLCGIFIVLLCLPYDQTVLYLGGYQVTGTALLFKQVFVLSALFAVLLSRPYFTPGGNERGILKYRSEFLFILLLCTFGMFTVVSSTDLLTLFIGMELATIPLYILSGFYKKDDLSVEASTKYIIMGSASTGLLLFGYSFFYGAAGSLTFEALAQACTANPQEPLLRLGMLFTLAAIGFKLTLFPFHMWAPDVYDGAPSPVTAFISVSSKAVAIAFLLILVYGPLAAMHSSLEPILLILAAATMTAGNLGALKQTRLRRFMAYSSIAQAGYIIMAMVGDAGAARSSIIFYLFVYAAGNYAVFFIISIIGRNGEENRSGLQGLGKSNPMLAAILMLSAFSLAGIPPLAGFMGKFFLFASAAEQGYYFIVVFAALNSTISLYYYLLLVKEAYIVQPAGETAPIIMDGIQKISLFVLTAIMLVSGLLPSFSSSVLAIAG, from the coding sequence ATGACACTTCTGCTGCCTGATATTCTTCTTGTCGTCCTTGCGGCCCTGGTCATGGGCTATGACCTGTACAAGGGAAAAAGCGATCTCGTTTCCACCGTGCCCTTTACTCTTTCATGGGCTGGCTTGTGCGGTATTTTTATAGTGTTGCTCTGTCTACCGTATGATCAGACCGTTCTCTATCTGGGCGGCTATCAAGTCACCGGTACCGCGCTTCTCTTTAAGCAGGTCTTTGTGCTGTCTGCGCTTTTTGCCGTCCTGCTTTCCCGTCCTTACTTTACACCGGGGGGCAACGAGAGAGGAATACTGAAATACCGGAGCGAGTTTCTCTTTATCCTCCTGCTCTGTACCTTCGGGATGTTTACAGTGGTTTCATCCACTGACCTGCTGACCCTGTTCATCGGAATGGAGTTAGCTACAATTCCGCTGTACATTTTGAGTGGCTTTTATAAAAAAGACGACCTGTCTGTTGAGGCTTCCACCAAGTACATTATCATGGGATCAGCCTCAACCGGTCTGCTCCTGTTCGGCTATTCCTTTTTCTACGGTGCAGCCGGTTCCCTGACCTTTGAGGCACTGGCCCAAGCCTGCACGGCAAATCCCCAGGAACCGCTGCTCCGCCTCGGTATGCTCTTTACCCTGGCCGCCATCGGTTTTAAGCTGACCCTCTTTCCGTTTCATATGTGGGCACCGGATGTTTATGATGGTGCGCCCAGCCCGGTAACTGCTTTTATTTCAGTTTCCTCCAAGGCCGTGGCCATCGCCTTTCTCCTGATTCTGGTATACGGTCCGCTGGCTGCCATGCACAGCTCTTTAGAGCCGATTCTCCTGATCCTGGCAGCGGCAACCATGACTGCTGGTAACCTCGGTGCTCTCAAGCAAACACGCCTGCGACGCTTCATGGCCTACTCTTCTATTGCCCAGGCCGGCTACATCATCATGGCGATGGTCGGTGATGCCGGTGCAGCACGTTCCTCCATCATCTTCTACCTCTTTGTCTATGCGGCAGGAAACTATGCTGTGTTCTTTATCATCTCCATCATCGGACGCAACGGCGAAGAAAATCGCAGCGGATTGCAAGGGCTGGGAAAAAGCAACCCCATGTTGGCAGCTATCCTGATGCTGAGTGCCTTTTCCTTGGCAGGTATTCCACCGTTGGCTGGCTTTATGGGGAAATTCTTCCTGTTCGCCTCCGCAGCAGAACAGGGCTATTATTTTATAGTTGTTTTTGCAGCCCTGAATTCAACCATATCCCTCTATTATTACCTCCTGCTGGTGAAAGAGGCCTATATTGTTCAGCCTGCTGGCGAGACCGCGCCTATTATTATGGACGGAATACAAAAAATCAGCCTCTTTGTGCTGACAGCAATTATGTTAGTGTCGGGGCTCTTGCCCTCATTCAGTAGTAGTGTTTTAGCAATAGCGGGATAA
- a CDS encoding valine--tRNA ligase: MTEKTTSEQTSAKYDLPKAYAFEEVEQRWYDYWLEHKTFSAEMAEGKDAFSIVIPPPNVTGVLHIGHALNNTLQDLLTRYHRMKGDNTLWVPGTDHAGIATQNVVERQLATEDTTRHDLGREKFIERVWQWKTDKGGTIINQLKRMGASCDWDRERFTMDEGLSQAVREVFVRLYDEGLIYKGDYIVNWCPRCLTALSDDEVEHDPIKGKLYHLRYPYADGSSEVIVATTRPETMLGDTAVAVHPEDERYKGLEKIGINLPLSDRVIPVVLDHHVQREFGTGALKVTPAHDRDDYEIGLRHDLERIKIMDDHGIMNEQAGKYAGMDRFACRKQIVKDLEEQGFLDKIEEYDHAVGKCYRCATVIEPATSKQWFVSVRPLADKAVAAVRDGRINIYPNTWYNSFYAWMDNIRDWCISRQIWWGHRIPAWTCKECGKLMVIKEAPEACIVCGSMELDQETDVLDTWFSSALWPFSTLGWPEQTKELETFYPTSVLITSFDILFFWVARMMMMGLHFMDEVPFRDVYLHALVRDKHGKKMSKSTGNVIDPLVTIGQYGTDAFRFTLTAFAAQGREIKMDEERIDGYRRFINKLWNAARFAQMHIKDSDPGIVVAAEKPAELALPHRWILSRTDATIRDVRKALDGYDFNLIASSLYQFTWHEFCDWYVEWIKSDLFSDDETKREQARGVLLSVLENILKMLHPVCPFVTEEIWSQLPGERGTIMLEAFPKANPAWQDTEAEQSMQLLMDVISATRTIRSEADVHPSAKVHASIICADAGKRDLLHDFNDSLCSMTRSESLSIMEAGTVPDDAGHILTESGVEVFVPLKDLIDVEAELDKLARERKKIEQELQRVQGKLGNAKFLDNAPDAVVAKERGKLEEMETRLAKNEESKARLMKLQ; encoded by the coding sequence ATGACAGAGAAAACCACCTCGGAGCAGACTTCGGCTAAATACGATCTTCCCAAAGCCTATGCCTTTGAAGAAGTAGAACAGCGCTGGTACGATTACTGGCTGGAACACAAGACCTTTAGCGCCGAAATGGCAGAGGGCAAGGATGCCTTTTCCATTGTTATTCCACCGCCAAATGTCACCGGTGTGCTCCATATCGGCCATGCTCTGAACAATACTCTCCAGGATCTATTGACCCGCTATCACCGGATGAAGGGTGATAACACCCTCTGGGTACCGGGCACGGATCATGCCGGAATCGCCACCCAGAACGTGGTGGAACGACAGCTGGCCACAGAAGATACAACCCGCCATGACCTGGGTCGGGAAAAATTCATTGAGCGAGTTTGGCAATGGAAGACCGACAAGGGCGGCACCATTATCAACCAGCTCAAGCGGATGGGGGCTTCCTGCGATTGGGATCGGGAACGCTTTACTATGGACGAGGGGCTGTCCCAGGCTGTGCGCGAGGTTTTTGTCCGCCTGTACGACGAAGGCCTGATCTACAAGGGCGACTACATTGTCAACTGGTGCCCACGCTGTCTTACCGCGCTCTCTGACGACGAGGTCGAGCATGACCCCATCAAAGGCAAGCTCTATCATTTGCGCTATCCCTATGCGGACGGTTCTAGCGAAGTGATCGTAGCTACCACCCGCCCAGAGACCATGCTGGGTGATACAGCGGTGGCCGTCCATCCCGAAGATGAAAGATATAAGGGATTAGAAAAAATCGGCATCAATCTGCCCTTGTCGGATCGGGTGATTCCGGTGGTGCTGGATCATCATGTGCAACGGGAATTCGGAACCGGAGCCCTTAAGGTCACCCCGGCCCATGACCGGGACGATTATGAAATCGGCCTACGCCACGATCTGGAGCGGATCAAGATCATGGATGACCACGGCATCATGAATGAGCAGGCCGGGAAATATGCAGGCATGGACCGCTTTGCCTGTCGGAAGCAGATCGTCAAGGATCTCGAAGAGCAGGGCTTTCTGGATAAGATTGAGGAGTACGATCATGCTGTGGGCAAATGCTACCGCTGCGCCACCGTGATCGAGCCCGCCACCTCCAAGCAATGGTTTGTCTCGGTACGTCCCCTGGCGGACAAGGCTGTGGCTGCTGTCCGAGACGGGCGCATCAACATCTATCCCAATACCTGGTACAATAGCTTTTATGCCTGGATGGATAATATTCGCGACTGGTGTATTTCCCGCCAGATCTGGTGGGGTCATCGGATCCCGGCCTGGACCTGTAAGGAATGCGGCAAGCTGATGGTGATAAAGGAGGCTCCAGAGGCCTGTATTGTCTGCGGTAGCATGGAGTTGGATCAGGAGACAGATGTTCTCGACACCTGGTTTTCCTCGGCCCTTTGGCCCTTTTCCACCCTGGGCTGGCCCGAGCAGACCAAGGAGTTGGAGACCTTTTATCCGACCTCCGTGCTGATCACCAGCTTTGACATCCTCTTCTTCTGGGTGGCCAGGATGATGATGATGGGCCTCCATTTCATGGATGAGGTGCCGTTCCGCGATGTCTATCTGCACGCTCTGGTACGTGACAAACACGGCAAAAAAATGTCCAAATCCACCGGCAATGTCATTGATCCGTTGGTCACCATCGGTCAGTACGGCACAGACGCCTTTCGCTTCACCCTGACTGCCTTTGCGGCCCAGGGCCGCGAGATCAAGATGGATGAGGAGCGCATTGACGGCTACCGCCGCTTTATCAATAAGCTCTGGAATGCAGCACGTTTTGCCCAGATGCACATCAAGGACAGCGATCCGGGCATCGTGGTTGCAGCAGAAAAGCCTGCTGAGCTCGCCCTGCCCCACCGCTGGATCCTCAGCCGCACCGACGCCACTATCCGCGACGTGCGCAAGGCCTTGGACGGCTATGATTTTAACCTGATTGCTTCCTCCCTCTACCAGTTTACCTGGCATGAGTTCTGCGACTGGTACGTGGAGTGGATCAAGTCGGACCTGTTCAGTGACGATGAAACGAAACGCGAGCAGGCCAGAGGCGTGTTGCTCTCTGTGCTGGAAAACATCCTGAAAATGCTCCATCCTGTCTGCCCCTTTGTCACTGAGGAGATCTGGAGCCAGTTGCCCGGCGAGCGCGGTACCATCATGCTGGAGGCTTTTCCCAAGGCCAACCCGGCTTGGCAGGATACTGAGGCAGAGCAGTCTATGCAACTGCTCATGGATGTGATCTCTGCTACCCGCACCATCCGGAGCGAGGCTGATGTCCATCCGAGCGCCAAGGTTCATGCCTCAATCATCTGCGCCGATGCGGGCAAACGTGATCTGCTGCATGACTTTAACGATTCGCTCTGCTCCATGACCCGCTCTGAATCTCTCTCAATCATGGAGGCTGGCACCGTTCCTGACGATGCCGGGCATATCCTTACTGAAAGCGGGGTCGAGGTTTTTGTTCCGCTCAAGGATCTGATTGACGTGGAAGCGGAATTGGACAAGCTGGCTCGTGAGCGCAAGAAGATTGAGCAGGAATTGCAGCGGGTGCAGGGTAAGCTGGGGAATGCGAAGTTCCTCGATAATGCTCCAGATGCTGTGGTAGCTAAAGAGCGTGGGAAGCTGGAAGAGATGGAGACTCGCTTGGCGAAGAATGAGGAGTCTAAGGCGCGGTTGATGAAGTTGCAATAG
- a CDS encoding ATP/GTP-binding protein, producing the protein MIEQLEIKNFRGFSEYKIEDIGQVNLLVGTNNCGKTSILEAIQLVKAQGNLYDIFSVLSRRGELKYESEIGRYGTAELRRLFHGFQVKQDFEFTILCLDTKQRNEILSGSIECVAHQSKLTEKIPDFYTRFHGYDGNSLFNVSWTDGEECIDREVPVTDDNSLLYEYIKRTNSKANSLENENLKFVPSSSLSPESTVSLFEEIVLSPDEESVIEALQIIEPDIARLATIGGSNLSSGDYTRGGIIVKSNKWEERIPIGSFGDGIWRLLGLTLSLVAAKNGTLLIDEIDTGLHHTVMSKMWKLICITAKKLNVQVFATTHSSDCWKTLADNAVEDEFADMPIRIHRINKDKKRPETFTNKEMHLAVDQEIEVR; encoded by the coding sequence ATGATAGAACAACTTGAAATCAAGAATTTCAGAGGCTTCTCTGAATACAAGATTGAGGATATCGGGCAGGTCAACCTGCTGGTTGGCACGAATAACTGCGGAAAGACTTCAATTCTAGAAGCTATCCAGCTGGTTAAAGCCCAAGGGAATCTATATGATATTTTTTCTGTTCTTTCCCGAAGAGGGGAACTGAAATATGAAAGTGAAATAGGGCGTTACGGAACAGCTGAGTTGCGCAGATTGTTTCACGGTTTTCAGGTAAAGCAAGATTTCGAGTTTACTATTCTCTGTCTTGACACCAAACAACGGAATGAAATATTGTCTGGTTCGATCGAATGTGTTGCTCATCAATCAAAATTAACAGAAAAGATTCCTGATTTTTACACCCGTTTTCATGGATATGATGGCAACTCGTTGTTTAATGTGTCCTGGACAGATGGAGAAGAATGTATAGACAGGGAAGTTCCTGTCACTGATGATAACAGCTTATTGTATGAGTATATTAAAAGAACAAACTCGAAAGCAAACTCTTTAGAAAATGAGAATTTGAAGTTTGTCCCAAGCTCATCATTATCTCCAGAAAGCACAGTGTCATTATTTGAAGAAATCGTCCTTTCCCCGGACGAAGAGTCTGTTATAGAAGCATTGCAAATAATTGAACCCGACATTGCCCGCCTTGCCACAATTGGAGGAAGCAACTTGTCCTCTGGAGATTATACTCGTGGCGGCATTATCGTTAAAAGCAACAAATGGGAGGAAAGAATCCCCATCGGAAGCTTTGGTGACGGCATATGGCGTTTACTTGGATTGACTCTCTCCCTTGTCGCAGCAAAAAATGGCACCCTGCTCATTGACGAAATCGACACCGGCCTGCATCACACCGTCATGTCCAAAATGTGGAAGCTGATTTGTATAACCGCAAAAAAACTCAACGTGCAGGTCTTCGCTACCACCCACAGCAGCGACTGCTGGAAAACCCTGGCAGATAATGCCGTTGAAGACGAATTTGCCGACATGCCCATTCGCATCCACCGTATCAATAAAGATAAAAAGAGACCGGAGACCTTTACCAATAAGGAAATGCACCTCGCCGTAGACCAGGAAATAGAGGTTCGCTAA
- a CDS encoding DUF4197 domain-containing protein produces the protein MKNALIIMGAAGIIFSWLPSQVYAEGSWLDNGVNILNNLNQGTEGKSLNITNDDEIGEAFKQALHIGTENVVSKLGTKDGFNADPSIHIPLPEELKTIKTLLSQVGMSQLSDELELKLNRAAESATQKAKQHFFQAINDMTFEDIMKIYEGPENSATNFFQSKMSPPLKKEMQPIVANTLSQVGAIKAYDQVIGQYNTLPFMPDVKTNLTEHVIQKGLEGIFFYVAKEEASIRKDPARQTTALLKKVFGIK, from the coding sequence ATGAAAAACGCTTTAATTATCATGGGTGCTGCAGGGATTATATTTTCATGGTTACCAAGTCAAGTTTATGCAGAAGGCTCTTGGTTGGATAACGGGGTTAATATTTTAAATAACTTGAATCAGGGAACAGAGGGAAAATCATTAAATATAACGAACGATGATGAGATCGGAGAGGCTTTTAAACAAGCACTTCATATTGGGACTGAAAATGTAGTGAGCAAACTGGGTACCAAGGATGGTTTCAATGCCGACCCATCTATTCATATACCTTTGCCGGAAGAGCTCAAGACAATAAAAACGTTGTTATCTCAGGTGGGAATGTCTCAACTATCTGATGAGCTAGAATTAAAGTTGAACCGAGCAGCAGAGTCAGCGACACAAAAAGCCAAACAACACTTTTTTCAAGCAATCAACGACATGACCTTTGAAGACATAATGAAAATTTATGAAGGACCTGAAAATTCGGCAACAAATTTTTTCCAGAGCAAAATGTCCCCGCCTTTAAAAAAAGAAATGCAACCTATAGTTGCAAATACGCTGTCACAGGTAGGGGCAATTAAAGCGTATGATCAAGTTATCGGTCAATATAACACTTTGCCATTTATGCCTGATGTAAAGACAAATTTAACAGAACATGTCATTCAAAAAGGGCTGGAAGGAATATTCTTCTACGTAGCAAAAGAAGAGGCGAGTATTCGTAAAGATCCCGCAAGGCAGACGACAGCATTATTGAAAAAAGTTTTTGGTATTAAGTAA